Proteins from a genomic interval of Nitrospina gracilis Nb-211:
- the aroB gene encoding 3-dehydroquinate synthase: MKVLRIDLADRSYDILIGQNLFGILEESVPSLTGLRRAVIVTHPSIRALYGPALEAGLKQAGIESRTVEIPEGESHKTLASAEVVYDHLMESAYDRNTLMVALGGGVIGDLTGFVAATYQRGVPFLQVPTTLLSQVDSSVGGKTAVNHPLGKNMIGAFYQPRAVIIDLDTLKTLPPDEFRAGMAEIIKYGVIEDPALFQYLEDNVEAIQAQNPEALAHIIETSCAIKARVVEKDERESNYRMVLNYGHTVGHAVEALTEYMQYKHGEAVAIGMVVAARLSQQMGYCDATTVERITKLIDLYGLPTALPDFSARDYIESMYRDKKAREKKIRFILVHTLGKVEIVDAVPEPELEKVLISK, from the coding sequence ATGAAAGTTTTGAGGATAGATCTGGCCGACAGGAGTTACGACATCCTGATCGGCCAGAATCTATTTGGCATCCTTGAGGAGAGCGTTCCCTCGCTCACTGGTCTGCGCCGCGCGGTGATCGTCACGCACCCGTCCATCCGCGCCCTGTACGGGCCTGCGCTGGAAGCGGGACTGAAGCAGGCAGGCATCGAAAGCCGCACCGTGGAGATTCCGGAAGGCGAGTCGCACAAAACGCTGGCCAGTGCGGAAGTGGTGTATGACCACCTCATGGAAAGCGCATACGACCGCAATACATTGATGGTCGCCCTGGGCGGCGGGGTGATCGGCGACCTCACCGGCTTTGTCGCCGCCACCTACCAGCGCGGCGTTCCTTTTTTGCAGGTGCCCACCACCCTGCTGTCGCAGGTGGACAGCAGTGTCGGCGGTAAAACCGCCGTCAACCACCCGCTCGGCAAAAACATGATCGGTGCGTTCTACCAGCCGCGCGCCGTCATCATCGACCTCGATACCTTGAAGACACTGCCTCCCGACGAGTTCCGCGCCGGCATGGCGGAGATCATCAAGTACGGCGTCATCGAGGACCCGGCCCTGTTCCAGTATCTCGAAGACAACGTGGAAGCGATCCAGGCACAGAATCCGGAAGCGCTCGCGCACATCATCGAAACCTCGTGCGCCATCAAGGCGCGGGTGGTGGAGAAGGACGAACGCGAAAGCAATTACCGCATGGTGCTCAACTATGGCCACACCGTCGGCCACGCCGTCGAAGCCCTCACCGAATACATGCAATACAAGCACGGCGAGGCAGTGGCCATCGGCATGGTCGTCGCCGCGCGCCTGTCTCAGCAGATGGGATACTGCGATGCCACCACGGTGGAGCGCATCACCAAGCTCATCGACCTCTACGGCCTGCCCACGGCGCTTCCGGATTTTTCCGCACGCGATTACATCGAGTCCATGTACCGCGACAAAAAAGCGCGCGAAAAGAAAATCCGTTTCATCCTCGTTCACACTCTCGGTAAAGTGGAAATCGTGGATGCTGTCCCTGAGCCGGAACTGGAAAAAGTTTTGATTTCCAAGTGA
- a CDS encoding aldehyde dehydrogenase family protein has product MTKEYKNYINGKWVASSSGEIFENTNPANCNEVLGRFQKSNKKDVDKAVAAAAKAKKMWRETPAPKRGEIMYKVAELLVKHKESLAQDMTKEMGKVIAETRGDVQEAIDLTYFAAGEGRRMAGETVPSELKNKFAMSVRMPLGVVACITPWNFPLAIPSWKLIPALICGNTAVIKPAEDTPLTVVNFMDIFEKAGLPPGVVNMVTGYGPDAGAPLVEHKDVDMVSFTGSTQTGAGIASACAQRMKQYSLEMGGKNAIIIMDDANLNLALEGVMFGAFGTTGQRCTACSRVVIHKKVAKKFTDMLVERAKKLKLGNGLDEKVDMGPLINDRAREKVHRYVEIGKEEGAKLLTGGSHANSKVCKSGYFYQPTVFTDVESKMRIAQEEIFGPVVSILACNSFEEAVDIVNDSTYGLSSAIYTQDVNRAFKAIELLETGLTYVNASTIGAEIQLPFGGIKGTGNGHREVGIAALETFSEWKSVFVDYSGKLQKAQIDHD; this is encoded by the coding sequence ATGACGAAGGAATACAAAAACTACATCAACGGCAAATGGGTGGCCTCGTCCAGCGGCGAGATTTTTGAAAACACCAATCCCGCCAACTGCAACGAGGTGCTGGGCCGGTTCCAGAAGTCGAACAAGAAGGACGTGGACAAGGCCGTCGCCGCCGCGGCCAAGGCCAAAAAGATGTGGCGGGAAACCCCGGCGCCCAAACGCGGCGAGATCATGTACAAGGTCGCCGAGCTGTTGGTCAAGCACAAGGAATCGCTGGCACAGGACATGACGAAGGAGATGGGCAAGGTCATCGCGGAAACCCGCGGCGACGTGCAGGAAGCGATCGACCTCACCTACTTCGCCGCGGGCGAAGGCCGGCGCATGGCGGGCGAGACGGTGCCCTCCGAACTCAAAAACAAATTCGCCATGTCGGTGAGGATGCCGCTGGGTGTCGTCGCCTGCATCACGCCGTGGAACTTTCCGCTCGCCATCCCGTCGTGGAAACTGATCCCGGCGCTCATCTGCGGTAACACCGCCGTCATCAAACCGGCGGAAGACACGCCGCTCACGGTGGTCAACTTCATGGACATTTTCGAGAAGGCGGGACTGCCCCCCGGCGTGGTCAACATGGTCACGGGCTACGGACCCGATGCAGGCGCGCCTTTGGTCGAACACAAGGATGTGGACATGGTGTCATTCACCGGTTCCACGCAGACCGGGGCGGGCATCGCCAGCGCCTGTGCGCAGAGGATGAAGCAGTACTCGCTGGAGATGGGCGGCAAGAACGCCATCATCATCATGGACGACGCCAACCTGAACCTCGCGCTGGAAGGGGTGATGTTCGGTGCGTTCGGCACCACGGGGCAACGGTGCACGGCGTGCAGTCGCGTTGTCATTCACAAAAAAGTGGCGAAGAAGTTCACCGACATGCTGGTCGAGCGCGCGAAGAAGCTGAAGCTCGGCAACGGCCTCGATGAGAAAGTGGACATGGGTCCGCTCATCAACGACAGGGCGCGCGAAAAAGTGCACCGCTATGTCGAGATCGGCAAAGAGGAAGGCGCGAAACTGCTGACCGGTGGCAGTCATGCCAACAGCAAGGTCTGCAAGAGCGGCTACTTCTACCAGCCGACGGTGTTCACCGACGTCGAATCCAAAATGCGCATCGCGCAGGAGGAGATCTTCGGTCCCGTGGTCAGCATCCTTGCCTGCAACAGTTTCGAGGAAGCGGTGGACATCGTCAACGACTCCACCTACGGCCTGTCGTCGGCGATCTACACGCAGGACGTCAATCGCGCGTTCAAGGCGATCGAGTTGCTGGAAACGGGCCTGACCTACGTCAACGCGTCCACCATCGGCGCGGAAATCCAGCTTCCGTTCGGCGGCATCAAGGGCACCGGCAACGGTCACCGCGAGGTGGGCATCGCCGCGCT